The sequence ttgtaataacATAGTTTTGTGGAATGCGCTGTGATTCCCATCTCCAGACAATAGAATCGATACACATTATGAATTGGTAGGGAATGTAGAACTACAGACAACACACGGAGAGAGTTGAGAGCCTTGTTCAACAGCCAAGCCGTATCAGCTTAGCAGACTcgggtattaaacccacaaccctgtgatcagtAATATAGTGAACTAAGCACTTTACTAccacataataataatgataataaaaacataGAACTAGGACTACCCTATAGTAAGGGTATAAACAGAAATTAAACCCACAGTCTCAAGAATATGATTTCATTTAGAAATGCAGATACTCAAAAACCAAAACTGAGAagaatcaaaattattttttaccattttgatTCCTTCTCCTCTGCAGAGCTGTTCGTATTTCTTCCTCTCGGGCAGCGGGTCTTTGGAGCGCTTCATCTGCACGTCACGCTTATCCATATGtttcttctctccctctttctgtgcCTCTTTTCCTGCTTCCTCCTCAGCTTTCCTCTGCTTCTCCAGCTGGAACTCGAAATATTTCAGGTTCCCGTTGGCCCGCTGGTGAGTGGGATCTGAccacagacaaaaacacacagacaagTTCAGCAAAGTGCACAGcagtacactcttaaaaataaagctgttTCAACTGATTCTTTGAGCAATGCCTTAGAGGAACTACATTTGGAACCAGGTTTGTAGAATCTTTACATTCCATATACCTTTTAAATGTACTTTACAATAGGGCTGGGCGAAATATtgagattttattattattttttttatatctatatattttcttACGAAATATAAGATGAGATAATATTGTTTATATCAATATAGACTATACTACAGTTTTCTCTGTCagtttgcctctctgatcccagTCTCTGCAAAGCTTCACCTCACCCTGCCTCTAGAACTACTAAGCTACTATAATATACAGGATATACAAGCACTAAATGATAAAAGTGCTTGTATAAAATCTGGAACATGTAGATTTGTCTCAAAAGTGTCTTTTTGTTAATACtttatgggatgaaaaaaaatgtgataatatATCACTATTAAGCAAAAAATggagatatatattgtatatcgccattcagcaaaaaaaacaaatatatatatatatatatatatatatatatagatagtatATCACcattcagcaaaaaaatattgagataccaGCCCTACTTCACAGTCACATCACTATTACAAACATGGAGTttgtaattcatttttaaatgcatCTATCACTTTTCTTCTATCAGTTCTGACAGATGTGAaagataatttatttattatgtttattgaattgtattatattgtattatatctgTGGCAAGTTGTGATTGTACTAGTTAACGGGATGCAGTCTCAGGTAGTCAAACAAGAATTTCCCCTGGGAaacaataaagtaaagtttaagcCTAAGAGTCTTTACATATACTCACTAACCACTTTATAAGCTCCACATGCACTACAATGTAGGGGTTTCTAAAGGGGCCAGATCACATCAGATTCACCATTCGCTGCTGTCTTACCCAGTTTGAGCATCCTCTTGGTCAGCTCCAGCGCCCGGTCGATCTCTCCCTGCTGGTAGATTGCGTAACTAAGGTAGTCCATGACGGTCACCTTGTCTATGGGCGACTCCTCGCCCTCGTCCAGCTGATGTAGAGCCTGAGTCATCCACAGCTCGGTGTGGTAATAGTCCACATCAGAGTAGGCGATCTTGCCCAGCTCGAAACAGTCCTCCACCGTCATGCGGCTTTTATGGATGACACCTGAGGAAGGATAACAACAAAAACAGCAAATATCACTCTCGGGTTATAGTGTTCTAAAAAAACTAACAATTACTTCAATAATCGGCTAACCTATTATTTATTCAGTTTGAATTATAGGCCAGTTATACTCTTTGTTAACTCATACACGGTGACATAACGTAATATATAAAGCAAACAGTAAAACATTGCCATACTGCCTATCCCCAATTCACAGTGTCTTAAatcttacacacacttacacttactaacacacactcaccaggCAGGTCTCCAGCAGAGATGGCCCTGGAGGACAGCTGGTACGTGTCCTGCAGTCTCAGCAAAgctttagctgctccggtttggTCCTCATCCGTGGGGAAGTGCTGCCTCTGCACCGTCAGATTAGAGATGAACCCTGCAAAGAGACAGTACGtaattaaatatagattttttttttttatcaaatactTTTGAGCGTCAAGAATTGTGAAGTAATGTGAAACTGCTATTCAAAGCATGGATATGATGGCCCTGAAGTACAAATAATGTCtaaaaattttacatttatatcaTAAATATGTATTATTGTTATCAATGTTTATATTAATGTAAAGCTCATTTAGACAATTCTGTGGAGCTTTCAATTTTTTCCATTAATTATTTGGCCATAAGGAAGTTGTACATAAACGTAAAATAACTGCAGCATGTTTCTAGaatatcaatatattgatatattcacAACCAAGCTATACAAGCTATACACTTacatgaaaaaattaagagaacaagtttctctgattttgctaacattgttgatttattctataaactacaaactataaacatttctcccaaattcaaaatattaatattgttatttaaagcacttatttgcagaaaatgagaaatagctgaaataaaaaaagatgcagagcttacatgctgcttttggataacttcatgccaaaaaaacaaaaaaaaaatcaagcagttcagtttggtttgatggcttgtgatcatccatcttcctcttgattatattccagaggttttcaatttggtaaaatcaaagaaactcattatttttaagtggtagtctcttattttttttcccgagctgtgtgtatatatatatatatacacgcatATTCTACAGTGGTGACACTCAATAGAGACTTGTATATTCAGTGTAAATTATGTTGTAGAAACATCGTAATTAAAGGTGCAGCATGACAACCTTTTCACTTTCTTAAACAACTTACTCCAGTGCAGTTTACTGAGCTACAAAATACTTAGTACCTAAAAACAGTAGTTAGCTACATACTTTTTAAACATGCCATATGTGTTACTGGCACTTTAGCATAAAACTTTAAACTACTtaatttttacattatacattgataataaagacatgaaaacagttaaatGATACATATGGAATtgcgtagtaaacagtaaaaaaagcatTTGTCCGTCACAATccactgatctaaacctgattaactgagatggtgatttgaggtgatttgggatgagctggagcttcatcgtgaaggaaaagcatcaactattgttcagcacctccaggaactccttcaagatgttAAATTAGAACTGTTAAGTTACATTtgtaaaacacacacaatcaaagcCACTCACCATCAGTGGTATCCTTAAGGACCAAGTTCTCCAGGTCAGACCACTCAGAGTTGAGTCTCTTCATTAGTTTGAAGGCATTGACCGGGTGCCCCAGGAAGCCCTCGGGATCCTGCACTGCAGTGGAGGTCAGAGAATCCAACTTCTCTGCCCACCTAAATCAGacaaacacacatatttaaaTATCATCGTTAATCCAATTTAAACCAGTGAAATGTAATATCTTATTACAAGCTAATGTATTTTAGATTAATAATGTGTTAAGGAATTGATATTTAACCTTCAATATGATGGTTTggctaatttagtgtttttttgttattgacCTACAGGAGagacgtgtgtgagtgtgtgtgtgtgtgtttgtatatatacgTACTGTTTAACCTCTTGCAGTTTGCTCTCCTCTGCTCTGATGTAATCTTTCAATGATGTCACCAGGTCTTTCTCTGTGTACAGCAGGTCAGTCATCTGGCCTGAGGGTCACACGAAGGTCAGATGttcaaaaagggaaaaaaactacATATTAACTAATCATCGTTGACTAATCACATGTTCAGGGGTATACAGCTATactggatcaacaccagcagatgacatgtctctccaaaccatcaccgaTTGTAgaatttcacactagacctcaagcagtttgaactgtgtgtctctccactcttcctccagactcatcatctgctgttgttgatccactgtgtatttttatgtcaaagtcagtgcagtttttttttccccagaaatgCCTCCCTCTACTGAAAACGTTCATGGAGATAcagatttcgttttccagcaggacttggcacactgcccacacttccaaaagtacccattggtcttagataatattcaaattttctgatacactgatttttgggttcttgtggctgtaagccataatcatcaacaattaaagaaataaatgcttaattcactctgtgtgtaatacatctaccgtatttttcggactataaggcgcaccatattataaggcgcacgatgagtgaacggtctatttttagtgttagtccatacacaaggcgcactggattataaggcgcactaaatgaaactttatttatatcagtaacaataactctgagcaataaatccttcacaatatctgtgaaaaataacaacatctctgagcaataaatcaacaagcacagcaagtacgtattactccgcgacgctcctgacaacggtagccgcaacgctccgacagaccataatattatgttgaagcacagcaagtacgtattactccgcgaggctcctgacaacggtagccgcaacgctccgacagaccataatattatgttgaagcacagcaagtacgcattactccgcgaggcttctgactataatagcgtgttgtgccgaattcggtgaataaaacggttttaaaacagagataaagattggataagtttcatttctggatgaagtgatttccagcgctgtttggatataactgtggattacaggagactggattgatggattctctttagtctggacgcgttttgaaggtaggacctgtggctgagcgcgggtgtgtgttcggggggtggcggcagtgaccggaggttaccccaggacaaaaggagagccttttattattggaaacatgcgctctgacgcagctctaattcatgaaacatacatcctacagtaaaagcacagttctggaatccggagagccagacggttcgaatggtgtatgacatgaccgcattcgatgaaatatggacgaacgataaacgcaaatatgagagttatgaattattaaaatcataaccaaggcatatttcgccctaaatgtttattttctgaaaggatattccgctaaataggctaaatagctcaaaagcagagattctaagctttaaaatggtatattggatgtctatattgaacctgtaactgttcataactattcagaaacacagccagttatgaaatattaaatatttctggcccgccggtgggccagcgcgtgttaagaggttaactttgtTCTGgccaccttgttctggccacggagctacagtggaaactagctaccctgagccacagccgagaggcagtatggcagtcaaaggtaaccgcgcgctagcccaagagggggatctttttctggcgtgggtgaggaattctgcacaacagagcgccgtgtaccacataaaaatcgaggtcagtaaacacaagcaaaatccatacacaaggcgcactgcattataaggcgcaatgacgatttttgggaaaaaataagtattttaagtgcgccttatagcccgaaaaatacggtatatttcagattcacattttgaagtgaattaatgaaataaagtagaaAAGTGGTATGAGTGCATAGAAATATACTCACCAATGGAGGTAAAGAAGTCAACATGAGCGTGGAGAGTTTGGAGGAACAAACCCAATACCACCAAACACAGCGccattctgagagagagagagagagagagagagagagatattgtcAGTCTATAAATTTCCAGTTAGACATATAAACCAGTTTGCAATTAGAGCAGAACTGCAATACAATGTTTTAATAAAGTCCTCCAAATTACACAAACAGATCCTGTctagtcactcacacacacttactcacacaaacacacagacacacacacacacaaactacttgCATGCCTGTCATCCAAATATGCGTCTGCAGAGCAAAGCTACAGCCCAATTCATGTTTtattctgtatgtgtgtgagtggggGGAGGTTGGGGAGTATGTTTGCTAAAAtgcatatgtgtgtaaatttgccAGGACACtacaaagtgtgtgtttgtgtgtggctgAACAAACACAgatgggtgtgtgagtgtgtgggttgaGGCCTGATGCCAGGCTGTATAAACACACTGACACCTCTCTTAACCAGAGGCAAAGTGGGGGAGGAAAGAAGGAATGCTTTAGTAAATGTGCTAATAACACTAGTATAACACTcgcacacactgtgtgtgtgtgtgtgtgtgtgtgtgtgtgtgtgtgcgcgtgcacaCAGTGTGCTGGAGGGGTCACACCGGATCTGTTCACCATCTGCGTTTGCTGGCAagctaattttagttttttttttttgcagtttgctGCTTTTACAACTGTTTTTACAACTCAGTCCATCTGTGAGGTCAGCCCAGGAACAACAGATCAGACAGGCCTGAATGCAATTGACCTCTTGGTGCACCATTAGCTACCTATCTAGctttatatatatagagagagagagagttcacatGTGTGTATGACAAATTTGAGTTCATGAGATTGAGAATTAGATTGAGCCCCAATTGTGTTGCATTATAGACTGAAAATAAGTAGTTAGCTAGCTTTGTTTTCATTGTTGgctaatgctaaaatgctaacctCCCCCTCCCAGCACTGGAAGCATTGTGTGGCTGGGAGAGGCCTAGCTTGTGGGTGGGAACTGGAAGTGACtataaattgtggagaaaacagGGTCTTGTTTATGTATTCAGCTGTATTTAATATCACTCAATATTATCAGTCAAGCTCTAATACAGTATAAATTAAAGGTCTGATCACAGTAAAAGCTCTGAAACAGCTTCCAATTACATTAGAATAGAGAAAGTGAGTGCAagagtataaatataaataaatcaatataaatcTCATACACCAAACCAAGTGCTATCTCTAACACAGATAAAAGAAGAATGTGCTTCTTCCTCCAAACTTCACTGTTTTCACTGGCTCACTCTCCGCCAAGCTTACAGGGTTGAGGGGTTTACACTGTGTGCTTGATGAAATATAGCTGCAGGCTAGCTTTTCCGTGAAAGAGGCTTCAAGTAACAAAGCACAAATACGTCATTGCCTTACCTAAGTAGATATGTAGGTTATCTCTACTTTAatggagtaattattatttttcagaagATGTTTTActtccttacatttaaaaaatagactcattattcctatttcatttcatcttgttttcattccggcttctcatcatttaataaaacccctatctaGATAAATCTCCCCATCCAGATAGAgcgaatctgattgtggttggattagaagtataaacatacagctctggaaaaaataaaagatcacttaaaagtgatgattttctttgatttcaccaaattaaaaaaagctggaatataatcaagaggaagatggatgattacaagccataaaaccaagctgaactgcttgaatttttgcaccaggagtgacatgaaaaaatgcaaaagcagtgtgtaagattggtggaggagatcatgccaggatgcaagaaaactgtgattacaaacagggttattccaccaaatattgatttctgaactcttataactttatgaatctgaacattatttgaatttgaatggatggatagataaaaaGATTAATAATTCTTAGTAGACACttaataattacagtatttttacggAAGCTACTGAATAATCAACAAATTAGTTATTTGTAGAAATAATCCTCCCTGATTAATTCACAcaagatactgaataaatcttAGCACTAGatatgaataattcatagaagatactgaataattcataatgcacATACATTTTTCATGGGTATTGTAGTTTgtaaataattacaatattaatatgttattaaataatttaaaattaaatattgaatCATTGTTAGACACTAATTAATTTTATAGCAAGTACTTAACTACTAATTGAACTTTCTGAATTATtcatgaataatttatagtagtttcTTAATAAGCCTTAAAATAACTAACCCTTCCTATGTTCATTTTTGACAATAAAGTTGCTTTTTCCATCTCTTACTGTTACAGTGCATTGTTTGTTACTTCTTGGTTAACAAATAAAATGCCTCGCTGCATATAtgtgtataatattttataatgtaataactaattattactgattatctttttttttcactgcagtACTGTTTCCACATGAAAACCCTAAAACTTTACATGTGGACGTGAGGGGCTGCAGCTGTCCAGCTGTGCGCTCGTGAGGATGTGAGGCTCCAGCATGGAGGCAGAAGATGTCCCGCCACTGCCACGTGTGAGCCCTCCCTCCCCCTTcttacttatacacacacacacacacacacagaccgggCTTGGGGGAGTTCCCTTACCTGCAAAAGCATTTAAAAGAGGCATTCTGTGTGGATGAGTATAGTAGCACGTACCGTTTAGTTTTGTAAAACTTTAAGCTGCTTTTCAGTATAAACTAAACTTAAATTACATTGCACACTTAGTTCCTATTCTGGAGTTTATTTATGTTGGTTcttctt is a genomic window of Astyanax mexicanus isolate ESR-SI-001 chromosome 14, AstMex3_surface, whole genome shotgun sequence containing:
- the p4ha1b gene encoding prolyl 4-hydroxylase subunit alpha-1b isoform X2 gives rise to the protein MALCLVVLGLFLQTLHAHVDFFTSIGQMTDLLYTEKDLVTSLKDYIRAEESKLQEVKQWAEKLDSLTSTAVQDPEGFLGHPVNAFKLMKRLNSEWSDLENLVLKDTTDGFISNLTVQRQHFPTDEDQTGAAKALLRLQDTYQLSSRAISAGDLPGVIHKSRMTVEDCFELGKIAYSDVDYYHTELWMTQALHQLDEGEESPIDKVTVMDYLSYAIYQQGEIDRALELTKRMLKLDPTHQRANGNLKYFEFQLEKQRKAEEEAGKEAQKEGEKKHMDKRDVQMKRSKDPLPERKKYEQLCRGEGIKMTPRRWSRLFCRYQDNGRTPSLILAPVKEEDEWDRPHIVRFHDIISDYEISKVKELAKPRLRRATVHDPITGKLTTAQYRVSKSAWLTADEHPVIERINQRIEDLTGLEMDTAEELQVANYGVGGQYEPHFDFGRKDEPDAFKELGTGNRVATWLFYMSDVSAGGATVFTDVGAAVWPKKGTAVFWYNLFASGEGDYSTRHAACPVLVGNKWVSNKWIHERGQEFRRPCGLSENE
- the p4ha1b gene encoding prolyl 4-hydroxylase subunit alpha-1b isoform X1 — translated: MALCLVVLGLFLQTLHAHVDFFTSIGQMTDLLYTEKDLVTSLKDYIRAEESKLQEVKQWAEKLDSLTSTAVQDPEGFLGHPVNAFKLMKRLNSEWSDLENLVLKDTTDGFISNLTVQRQHFPTDEDQTGAAKALLRLQDTYQLSSRAISAGDLPGVIHKSRMTVEDCFELGKIAYSDVDYYHTELWMTQALHQLDEGEESPIDKVTVMDYLSYAIYQQGEIDRALELTKRMLKLDPTHQRANGNLKYFEFQLEKQRKAEEEAGKEAQKEGEKKHMDKRDVQMKRSKDPLPERKKYEQLCRGEGIKMTPRRWSRLFCRYQDNGRTPSLILAPVKEEDEWDRPHIVRFHDIISDYEISKVKELAKPRLRRATISNPITGVLETAPYRISKSAWLTADEHPVIERINQRIEDLTGLEMDTAEELQVANYGVGGQYEPHFDFGRKDEPDAFKELGTGNRVATWLFYMSDVSAGGATVFTDVGAAVWPKKGTAVFWYNLFASGEGDYSTRHAACPVLVGNKWVSNKWIHERGQEFRRPCGLSENE
- the p4ha1b gene encoding prolyl 4-hydroxylase subunit alpha-1b isoform X3; this translates as MALCLVVLGLFLQTLHAHVDFFTSIGQMTDLLYTEKDLVTSLKDYIRAEESKLQEVKQWAEKLDSLTSTAVQDPEGFLGHPVNAFKLMKRLNSEWSDLENLVLKDTTDGFISNLTVQRQHFPTDEDQTGAAKALLRLQDTYQLSSRAISAGDLPGVIHKSRMTVEDCFELGKIAYSDVDYYHTELWMTQALHQLDEGEESPIDKVTVMDYLSYAIYQQGEIDRALELTKRMLKLDPTHQRANGNLKYFEFQLEKQRKAEEEAGKEAQKEGEKKHMDKRDVQMKRSKDPLPERKKYEQLCRGEGIKMTPRRWSRLFCRYQDNGRTPSLILAPVKEEDEWDRPHIVRFHDIISDYEISKVKELAKPRLRRATISNPITGVLETAPYRISKRRATVHDPITGKLTTAQYRVSKSAWLTADEHPVIERINQRIEDLTGLEMDTAEELQVANYGVGGQYEPHFDFGRKDEPDAFKELGTGNRVATWLFYMSDVSAGGATVFTDVGAAVWPKKGTAVFWYNLFASGEGDYSTRHAACPVLVGNKWVSNKWIHERGQEFRRPCGLSENE